From one Pseudomonas sp. B21-048 genomic stretch:
- a CDS encoding GlxA family transcriptional regulator, with protein MASLRYGKQLGHGLTPAFETRLVSPDGKPVNSFSDVIMPVDGGLENADIIILPAFWDDFDTLCKRYPQVLPWLRQQHARGTVLCGEATGVFWLAEAGLLDGKEATTYWRFFNAFAERFPQVQLNQDKHLTDADNLYCAGGTTSACDLYIYLIERFCGANVAQAVARDILYEVQRSYTPGRIGFGGQKLHQDVIILQIQHWLEEHFADKFRFEDVAREHGMSIRNFMRRFQTATGDKPLHYLQRLRIETAKGLLSGSRKSIKTISYEVGYDDASFFARLFRQHTELSPNQYRQQFQQAA; from the coding sequence CTGGCCAGCCTGCGCTATGGCAAACAACTGGGCCACGGCCTGACACCGGCGTTTGAAACCCGACTGGTCAGCCCCGACGGCAAACCGGTGAACAGCTTCAGCGATGTGATCATGCCGGTGGACGGCGGCCTGGAAAACGCCGACATCATCATCCTTCCCGCCTTCTGGGACGATTTCGACACCCTCTGCAAACGTTATCCACAGGTTCTGCCGTGGCTGCGTCAGCAGCATGCACGCGGCACCGTGTTATGCGGCGAGGCCACCGGTGTGTTCTGGCTGGCCGAGGCAGGGCTGCTCGATGGCAAGGAAGCGACGACCTACTGGCGCTTCTTCAATGCGTTTGCCGAGCGTTTCCCGCAAGTGCAGCTCAATCAGGACAAACACCTGACCGATGCCGACAACTTGTATTGCGCCGGCGGCACCACCTCGGCCTGCGACCTCTACATTTACCTGATCGAGCGCTTTTGCGGCGCCAACGTGGCCCAGGCCGTGGCCCGCGACATTCTTTACGAAGTGCAGCGCAGCTATACGCCGGGGCGGATCGGTTTCGGCGGGCAGAAGTTGCACCAAGACGTGATCATTCTGCAGATCCAGCATTGGCTCGAAGAGCACTTTGCTGACAAGTTCCGCTTCGAAGACGTGGCCCGCGAGCACGGCATGAGCATCCGCAACTTCATGCGTCGTTTCCAGACTGCCACTGGCGACAAACCGCTGCATTACCTGCAGCGACTGCGCATCGAAACCGCCAAGGGCTTGTTGTCCGGCAGCCGCAAGAGCATCAAGACCATCAGCTATGAAGTCGGTTACGACGACGCGAGCTTCTTCGCGCGGCTGTTCCGCCAGCACACAGAGTTATCGCCGAACCAGTATCGGCAGCAGTTTCAGCAAGCGGCGTAA
- the zapE gene encoding cell division protein ZapE: protein MTPLERYQADLKRPEFFHDAAQETAVRHLQRLYDDLVVASQNKPGLLGKLFGKKDQTPVKGLYFWGGVGRGKTYLVDTFFEALPFKEKTRTHFHRFMKRVHEEMKTLGGEKNPLTIIAKRFSNESRVICFDEFFVSDITDAMILGTLMEELFKNGVTLVATSNIVPDGLYKDGLQRARFLPAIALIKQNTEIVNVDSGVDYRLRHLEQAELFHFPLDDAAQESLRKSFRALTPECTAAIENDVLVIENREIRAVRTCDDVAWFDFRELCDGPRSQNDYIELGKIFHAVLLSNVEQMSVTTDDIARRFINMVDEFYDRNVKLIISAEVELKDLYTGGRLNFEFQRTLSRLLEMQSHEFLARAHKP from the coding sequence ATGACGCCCCTAGAACGATATCAAGCTGATCTGAAACGCCCGGAATTCTTCCACGATGCTGCCCAGGAAACGGCGGTGCGTCATTTGCAGCGCCTGTACGACGATCTGGTCGTTGCCTCGCAGAACAAACCGGGCCTGCTCGGCAAACTGTTTGGCAAGAAGGATCAGACACCAGTCAAGGGCCTGTACTTCTGGGGCGGCGTGGGTCGCGGCAAGACTTACCTGGTCGACACCTTCTTCGAAGCGCTGCCGTTCAAGGAAAAGACTCGCACTCACTTCCACCGCTTCATGAAGCGCGTGCATGAAGAGATGAAGACTCTGGGCGGTGAGAAAAACCCGTTGACCATCATTGCCAAGCGCTTCTCCAACGAGTCGCGAGTGATATGTTTCGATGAGTTCTTCGTCTCCGACATCACCGACGCCATGATTCTTGGCACGCTGATGGAAGAGCTGTTCAAGAACGGCGTGACCCTGGTCGCGACCTCGAACATCGTGCCGGACGGCCTGTACAAGGACGGCCTGCAGCGTGCGCGTTTCCTGCCGGCGATTGCGCTGATCAAGCAGAACACCGAGATCGTTAACGTCGACAGCGGCGTCGATTACCGTCTGCGTCACCTTGAGCAAGCGGAACTGTTCCACTTTCCGCTGGATGACGCTGCCCAGGAAAGCCTGCGCAAGAGCTTCCGGGCCCTGACGCCGGAATGCACGGCAGCCATCGAGAACGATGTACTGGTGATCGAGAACCGTGAAATCCGTGCCGTGCGCACTTGCGATGACGTGGCCTGGTTCGACTTCCGCGAACTCTGTGACGGCCCACGCAGCCAGAACGATTACATCGAACTGGGTAAAATCTTCCACGCGGTGTTGCTCAGTAATGTCGAGCAAATGAGCGTCACCACCGACGATATCGCCCGACGCTTTATCAACATGGTCGACGAGTTCTACGACCGTAACGTGAAGCTGATCATTTCTGCTGAAGTCGAGCTCAAAGACCTCTATACCGGCGGTCGCCTGAACTTCGAGTTCCAGCGCACGCTTAGCCGCTTGCTCGAAATGCAGTCACACGAATTCCTGGCCCGGGCGCATAAGCCGTAG
- a CDS encoding ClpXP protease specificity-enhancing factor, whose protein sequence is MNSSRPYLVRALYEWIVDNDCTPHMLVNSEYPSVQVPQGFASDGQIVLNVSPAAVRHLHMDNEAVSFEGRFGGVPHTLYVPIASILGIYARENGQGMVFDMESPLEDEEEIEPDDDVPPPDSEPPRPSGRPSLKVVK, encoded by the coding sequence ATGAACTCCAGTCGACCTTATCTGGTCCGTGCGCTCTATGAGTGGATTGTGGACAACGATTGCACCCCGCACATGCTGGTCAATTCCGAGTATCCATCGGTGCAGGTGCCTCAGGGTTTTGCCAGTGACGGACAGATTGTTCTGAACGTTTCCCCGGCGGCCGTGCGTCATCTGCACATGGACAACGAAGCGGTTAGCTTCGAGGGGCGCTTCGGTGGCGTGCCGCACACCCTGTACGTGCCTATCGCCTCGATCCTGGGCATTTACGCTCGGGAGAACGGTCAGGGCATGGTGTTCGATATGGAATCGCCTCTAGAGGACGAGGAAGAGATCGAGCCGGATGATGATGTTCCGCCACCCGACAGCGAGCCGCCGCGTCCCAGCGGTCGGCCGAGTTTGAAGGTGGTGAAGTAA
- a CDS encoding BON domain-containing protein → MTPNRLALLALTLCLGISGCTSVVNASREAPIDDDRGTRTFGSKIDDSLIETKAGVNIAKADPDLDNNSHIVVTSFNGVVLLAGQTPRADLKAKAEQVASAVQRVKKVHNELQVLQPSSLLARQNDTWLTTKIKTQMLTDPSIPGSRIKVVTENGIVYLLGLLTKQEAAQATNLVQGVSGVQKIVKLFEYID, encoded by the coding sequence ATGACCCCTAATCGCCTAGCCCTTCTGGCCTTGACCCTGTGCCTTGGCATCAGCGGCTGCACCTCGGTGGTTAACGCCAGCCGTGAAGCACCGATCGACGATGACCGTGGTACCCGCACCTTCGGCAGCAAGATCGACGACTCCCTGATCGAAACCAAGGCGGGTGTAAACATCGCCAAGGCCGATCCGGACCTGGACAACAACTCGCACATCGTTGTCACCAGCTTCAACGGCGTGGTACTGCTCGCCGGACAAACCCCTCGCGCCGACCTCAAGGCCAAGGCCGAACAGGTTGCCTCCGCCGTTCAGCGGGTAAAGAAGGTGCACAACGAGCTGCAAGTACTGCAACCGTCCTCGCTGCTGGCACGCCAGAATGACACCTGGCTGACCACCAAGATCAAAACCCAGATGCTCACCGACCCCTCCATTCCGGGCTCGCGCATCAAAGTCGTGACTGAAAACGGCATCGTCTACTTGCTGGGTCTTTTGACCAAACAGGAAGCGGCCCAGGCGACCAATCTGGTGCAGGGTGTTTCCGGGGTTCAGAAGATTGTGAAGTTGTTTGAGTACATTGACTGA
- the petA gene encoding ubiquinol-cytochrome c reductase iron-sulfur subunit, translating to MSNDGVNAGRRRFLVAATSVVGAAGAVGAAVPFVGSWFPSAKAKAAGAPVKVNVSKIEPGQQMIAEWRGQPVFIVRRTEEILGNLKKIEGQLSDPTSKNSTQPTYVDPETRSIKPEVLLLIGICTHLGCSPTFRPEVAPADLGKDWVGGYFCPCHGSHYDLAGRVYKSQPAPLNLPVPPHSYETNDIIVIGVDTEKA from the coding sequence ATGAGCAATGACGGCGTGAATGCAGGCCGGCGTCGCTTCTTGGTAGCAGCCACATCCGTGGTGGGTGCTGCAGGAGCGGTGGGGGCTGCGGTCCCGTTCGTGGGGTCATGGTTTCCCAGTGCCAAGGCGAAAGCTGCAGGTGCACCGGTGAAAGTGAATGTCAGCAAAATCGAGCCAGGTCAGCAAATGATTGCTGAGTGGCGCGGTCAGCCGGTGTTCATTGTCCGCCGTACCGAGGAAATCCTGGGGAATCTGAAAAAGATCGAGGGCCAGTTGTCTGACCCGACCTCCAAGAACTCGACGCAACCCACCTATGTCGATCCGGAAACGCGCTCGATCAAGCCAGAAGTTCTGCTGCTGATCGGTATCTGCACTCACCTGGGATGCTCACCGACCTTTCGCCCGGAAGTGGCGCCCGCGGATCTGGGCAAGGATTGGGTCGGGGGTTATTTCTGCCCTTGCCACGGTTCTCACTACGATTTGGCTGGCCGCGTCTACAAGTCGCAACCCGCGCCTTTGAACCTGCCAGTTCCCCCGCATTCCTATGAGACCAATGACATCATTGTCATTGGCGTCGATACGGAGAAAGCGTGA
- a CDS encoding NADP(H)-dependent aldo-keto reductase, giving the protein MDYRQLGRTDLNVSAICLGTMTWGEQNSEAEAFAQIERAKSAGINFIDTAEMYPVPPKAETYATTERYIGNYFKSRGDRADWILASKIAGPGNTIDYIRDKNLKHNREHIVQAVDASLKRLQTEYIDLYQLHWPERSTNFFGQLGYKHRSEVNLTPLEDTLEALDEQVKAGKIRHIGLSNETPWGTMRFLALAEARGWPRAVSIQNPYNLLNRSFEVGLAEIAIREQCGLLAYSPLAFGFLSGKYEGGARPPKGRLSLYSRFSRYFNPQSEAACSRYVALAREHGLDPAQMALAFVTQQPFVTSNIIGATTLEQLESNLASFDLKLSDEVLAGIEAIHQDQPNPAP; this is encoded by the coding sequence ATGGACTATCGCCAGCTAGGCCGTACCGATCTGAACGTGAGTGCAATCTGCCTCGGCACCATGACCTGGGGTGAGCAAAACAGCGAGGCTGAAGCCTTCGCCCAGATCGAACGGGCCAAGAGCGCCGGGATCAATTTCATCGACACCGCCGAAATGTACCCGGTGCCGCCCAAGGCCGAAACCTACGCCACCACCGAGCGTTACATCGGCAATTACTTCAAAAGCCGCGGCGATCGCGCCGACTGGATCCTGGCGAGCAAGATCGCCGGCCCGGGCAATACCATCGACTACATCCGCGACAAAAACCTCAAGCACAACCGCGAGCACATCGTCCAGGCCGTAGATGCGAGCCTCAAGCGCTTGCAGACCGAATATATCGACCTCTATCAATTGCACTGGCCGGAACGCAGCACCAATTTCTTCGGCCAACTGGGTTACAAGCACAGGAGCGAAGTCAACCTCACCCCGCTGGAAGACACCCTCGAAGCACTGGACGAACAGGTCAAGGCCGGCAAGATCCGCCACATCGGCCTGTCCAACGAAACTCCGTGGGGCACCATGCGTTTCCTCGCCCTCGCCGAAGCCCGTGGCTGGCCGCGGGCGGTGTCGATCCAGAACCCCTACAACCTGCTCAATCGCAGCTTCGAAGTCGGCCTGGCGGAAATTGCCATCCGCGAACAGTGCGGTCTGCTCGCCTACTCGCCACTGGCGTTCGGCTTCCTGTCGGGCAAGTACGAAGGTGGCGCGCGTCCGCCCAAAGGGCGACTGAGTCTCTATAGCCGATTCAGCCGCTATTTCAATCCGCAATCGGAAGCCGCGTGCAGCCGTTATGTGGCACTGGCTCGTGAACATGGCCTGGATCCGGCACAGATGGCACTGGCATTCGTCACACAGCAACCGTTCGTCACCAGCAACATCATTGGCGCCACCACGCTTGAGCAGCTTGAAAGCAATTTAGCGAGCTTCGACCTGAAACTTTCCGATGAAGTGTTGGCGGGGATCGAGGCGATTCACCAGGATCAGCCGAATCCTGCCCCCTGA
- a CDS encoding cytochrome c1, protein MKKLFAVLILAAMPVLSFASTSSGPELEKVDIDVSDKAAMQDGARTFANYCMGCHSAKFQRYERVADDLGIPHELMLEKLVFTGAKIGDHMSIGMEPADAKTWFGAAPPDLTLVARVRGTDWLYGYLRSFYEDPSRPWGVNNKVFPNVGMPNVLVGLQGRQVVGCKQVQIVEDGKKQYDPLTGTGLTHEACDQLTVLPKTGTLNEEQFDEKVKNLVTFLAYSANPVKLQHQRIGTYVLLYLAFFFVFAYLLKREYWKDVH, encoded by the coding sequence ATGAAAAAGCTATTTGCTGTACTGATTCTTGCGGCGATGCCTGTGCTGTCTTTCGCATCGACATCGAGTGGCCCGGAGCTGGAAAAGGTCGATATCGACGTTTCTGACAAGGCTGCCATGCAGGACGGCGCACGTACGTTCGCCAACTATTGCATGGGCTGCCACAGCGCCAAGTTCCAACGCTACGAGCGTGTCGCCGATGACTTGGGCATTCCTCATGAGTTGATGCTCGAGAAGCTGGTGTTCACTGGAGCGAAGATTGGCGATCACATGAGTATCGGCATGGAGCCGGCTGATGCCAAGACCTGGTTCGGTGCGGCACCGCCCGACCTGACGCTGGTGGCTCGTGTTCGTGGCACCGACTGGCTCTATGGTTACCTGCGTTCGTTCTATGAAGACCCATCGCGTCCTTGGGGCGTGAACAATAAGGTGTTCCCGAACGTCGGCATGCCTAACGTTCTGGTCGGCCTGCAGGGTCGTCAGGTGGTAGGCTGTAAACAAGTTCAAATCGTTGAAGACGGCAAGAAGCAATATGATCCGCTGACCGGTACGGGTTTGACCCATGAAGCCTGCGATCAACTGACTGTATTGCCGAAAACCGGCACGCTGAACGAAGAGCAGTTCGACGAGAAGGTCAAGAACCTGGTGACCTTCCTGGCCTACTCGGCCAACCCGGTGAAGCTGCAGCATCAGCGCATCGGTACCTATGTGTTGCTGTACCTGGCGTTCTTCTTTGTATTCGCTTACTTGCTCAAGCGTGAATACTGGAAAGACGTCCATTGA
- a CDS encoding cytochrome bc complex cytochrome b subunit: MSKFMDWVDARFPATKMWEDHLSKYYAPKNFNFFYFFGSLALLVLVNQIVTGVWLTMSYTPSAEEAFASVEYIMRDVEYGSILRLLHSTGASAFFIVVYLHMFRGLLYGSYQKPRELVWVFGMLIYLALMAEAFMGYLLPWGQMSYWGAQVIISLFGAIPVIGNDLTQWIRGDYLISGITLNRFFALHVVALPIVILGLVVVHILALHEVGSNNPDGVDIKKHKDENGIPLDGIAFHPYYTVKDIVGVVVFLFIFCSIVFFFPEMGGYFLEKPNFEVANAFKTPEHIAPVWYFTPFYAILRAIPDKLLGVIAMGAAIAVLFVLPWLDRSPVKSMRYKGWLSKIWLWVFCISFVILGVLGVLAPTPGRTLLSQVCTFLYFAYFILMPFYTRLEKTKPVPERVTG, encoded by the coding sequence ATGAGCAAGTTCATGGATTGGGTTGATGCGCGCTTCCCAGCGACCAAAATGTGGGAAGACCATCTCAGCAAGTACTACGCCCCGAAGAACTTCAACTTCTTCTATTTCTTTGGCTCCCTGGCGCTGCTCGTTCTGGTCAACCAGATCGTTACCGGTGTCTGGCTGACCATGAGCTACACCCCGTCGGCGGAAGAAGCGTTTGCTTCCGTCGAATACATCATGCGCGACGTCGAGTACGGCTCGATCCTGCGTCTGCTGCATTCCACCGGCGCTTCGGCGTTCTTCATCGTGGTCTATCTGCACATGTTCCGTGGCCTGCTCTACGGTTCGTACCAAAAGCCGCGCGAACTGGTGTGGGTGTTCGGCATGCTGATCTACCTGGCGCTGATGGCTGAAGCGTTCATGGGGTATCTGCTGCCGTGGGGCCAGATGTCCTACTGGGGTGCCCAGGTGATCATCTCGCTGTTCGGTGCGATCCCGGTCATCGGCAACGACCTGACCCAGTGGATTCGTGGTGACTACCTGATTTCCGGTATTACCCTGAACCGCTTCTTCGCCTTGCATGTGGTTGCCCTGCCGATCGTGATTCTCGGTCTGGTGGTGGTGCATATTCTGGCGCTGCACGAAGTCGGTTCGAACAATCCGGATGGCGTCGACATCAAGAAGCACAAAGACGAAAACGGTATACCGCTGGACGGCATTGCCTTCCACCCGTACTACACCGTGAAAGATATCGTCGGCGTGGTGGTGTTCCTGTTCATCTTCTGCTCGATCGTGTTCTTCTTCCCTGAAATGGGCGGCTACTTCCTCGAGAAGCCGAACTTTGAAGTGGCGAACGCCTTCAAGACCCCTGAGCACATCGCTCCGGTCTGGTACTTCACACCGTTCTACGCGATTCTGCGGGCGATTCCGGACAAGCTCCTGGGCGTTATCGCCATGGGCGCGGCCATCGCTGTGCTGTTCGTCCTGCCATGGCTGGATCGCAGCCCGGTCAAGTCGATGCGCTACAAAGGCTGGCTGAGCAAGATCTGGCTCTGGGTGTTCTGCATCTCGTTCGTGATCCTGGGTGTGCTGGGTGTTCTGGCTCCAACTCCAGGCCGTACGTTGCTGTCGCAGGTATGTACCTTCCTGTACTTCGCCTACTTCATTCTGATGCCGTTCTACACCAGGCTCGAGAAGACCAAACCGGTTCCGGAAAGGGTGACTGGCTGA
- a CDS encoding glutathione S-transferase N-terminal domain-containing protein codes for MGVTNRLACYSDPADHYSHRVRIVLAEKGVSAEIIYVEAGRQPPKLIEVNPYGSLPTLVDRDLALWESTVVMEYLDERYPHPPLLPVYPVARANSRLLIHRIQRDWCGLVDLILDSRTKEAARVVARKELRESLTGVSPLFADKPFFLSEEQSLVDCCLLPILWRLPILGIELPRPAKPLLDYMERSFAREAFQASLSGVERDMR; via the coding sequence ATGGGCGTGACCAATCGGTTGGCCTGTTACTCCGACCCCGCCGACCACTATTCCCACCGAGTGCGCATCGTACTTGCAGAGAAGGGTGTCAGCGCCGAGATCATTTACGTGGAGGCTGGTCGCCAGCCGCCTAAACTGATTGAGGTGAACCCTTACGGAAGCCTGCCCACCCTGGTCGATCGTGATCTGGCGTTGTGGGAGTCGACCGTGGTGATGGAATATCTGGATGAGCGTTACCCGCACCCGCCATTGCTGCCGGTTTATCCTGTGGCGCGTGCCAACAGTCGTCTGCTGATTCATCGTATTCAGCGCGACTGGTGTGGCCTGGTGGATCTGATTCTGGATTCGCGGACCAAGGAGGCCGCCCGTGTCGTGGCTCGTAAAGAGCTGCGCGAAAGCCTGACCGGCGTGTCGCCGTTGTTCGCCGACAAGCCGTTTTTCCTCAGTGAGGAACAAAGTCTGGTGGATTGCTGCCTATTGCCAATACTCTGGCGATTGCCGATTTTGGGTATTGAACTGCCGCGGCCTGCCAAGCCGCTGCTTGATTACATGGAGCGCTCGTTTGCGCGTGAGGCTTTCCAGGCGAGTCTGTCTGGTGTCGAACGCGATATGCGCTAA
- a CDS encoding acyl-CoA dehydrogenase family protein: MIPRTLFSPEHELFRDSVRTFLEKEAVPFHGQWEKQGYIDRKLWNKAGEAGMLCSHLPEEYGGLGADFLYSAVVIEEIGRLGLTGIGFSLHSDIVAPYILHYGSEALKHKYLPKLVSGERVTAIAMTEPGAGSDLQGVKTTAVLEGDEYVINGSKTFITNGFLADLVIVVAKTDPKAGAKGISLFLVEANTPGFAKGKRLEKVGMKAQDTSELFFQDVRVPKENLLGQAGMGFAYLMQELPQERLTVAVGGLASAEAALQWTLDYTRERKAFGKAIADFQNTRFKLAEMATEIQIGRVFVDRCLELHLQGKLDVPTAAMAKYWGTDLQCKVLDECVQLHGGYGFMWEYPIARAWADARVQRIYAGTNEIMKEIIARSL, encoded by the coding sequence ATGATCCCCAGAACCTTGTTCAGCCCCGAGCACGAACTTTTTCGCGACAGCGTGCGAACGTTCCTCGAAAAAGAGGCCGTGCCGTTCCATGGGCAATGGGAAAAACAAGGCTATATCGACCGCAAACTCTGGAACAAGGCGGGGGAGGCGGGGATGCTCTGTTCGCATTTGCCGGAAGAATACGGCGGGCTGGGGGCCGACTTTCTCTACAGTGCAGTGGTGATCGAGGAAATCGGTCGTTTGGGGCTGACCGGCATTGGTTTTTCCCTTCATTCGGACATTGTGGCGCCTTACATCCTGCATTACGGCAGTGAAGCGCTGAAACACAAATACCTGCCAAAACTGGTGTCTGGTGAGAGGGTCACCGCGATTGCCATGACCGAGCCGGGTGCCGGTTCCGACCTGCAAGGGGTAAAAACCACTGCCGTGCTGGAGGGCGACGAATACGTGATCAACGGTTCGAAGACCTTCATCACCAATGGCTTTCTGGCTGACCTGGTGATCGTCGTGGCCAAGACCGATCCGAAGGCCGGGGCGAAGGGCATCAGTCTGTTTCTGGTCGAGGCCAACACGCCAGGCTTCGCCAAGGGCAAGCGTCTGGAAAAGGTCGGCATGAAGGCTCAGGACACCTCGGAGCTATTCTTCCAGGACGTTCGGGTGCCAAAGGAAAACCTGCTGGGCCAGGCCGGGATGGGCTTCGCTTACCTGATGCAGGAATTGCCGCAGGAGCGTCTGACGGTCGCGGTGGGGGGCTTGGCGTCAGCCGAAGCGGCGTTGCAATGGACGCTGGATTACACCCGTGAGCGCAAGGCGTTCGGCAAGGCCATCGCCGACTTCCAGAACACCCGCTTCAAACTCGCTGAAATGGCGACCGAAATCCAGATCGGCCGGGTCTTTGTCGATCGCTGTCTGGAACTGCATCTGCAAGGCAAACTCGACGTGCCAACTGCGGCGATGGCCAAGTACTGGGGCACCGACCTGCAATGCAAGGTGCTCGATGAATGCGTGCAACTACATGGCGGTTACGGATTCATGTGGGAATACCCGATCGCCCGGGCGTGGGCAGATGCGCGGGTGCAGCGGATTTATGCCGGGACCAATGAGATCATGAAGGAGATTATTGCGCGGTCACTGTAA
- a CDS encoding phosphoheptose isomerase, which produces MDMQSRIRQLFQASIDTKQQAMDVLAPHIEQASQVMVNALLNEGKILSCGNGGSASDAQRFSSELLNRFERERPSLPAVALTTDSSTITSIANDYSYNEIFSKQIRALGQPGDVLLAISTSGNSANLIQAIQAAHDREMIVVALTGRDGGGMASLLLPEDVEMRVPANVTARIQEVHLLAIHCLCDLIDSQLFGSEE; this is translated from the coding sequence ATGGACATGCAATCGCGAATTCGCCAGCTTTTTCAGGCCAGTATCGACACCAAGCAACAGGCGATGGACGTACTTGCACCGCACATCGAGCAAGCCAGCCAGGTCATGGTCAACGCCCTGCTCAACGAGGGCAAAATACTGTCCTGCGGCAACGGCGGTTCCGCCAGTGACGCACAGCGCTTCTCGTCCGAGCTGCTCAACCGCTTCGAGCGCGAGCGCCCGAGCCTGCCGGCCGTCGCGCTGACCACCGACAGCTCGACGATCACCTCGATCGCCAACGATTACAGCTACAACGAGATTTTCTCCAAACAGATCCGCGCCCTCGGCCAGCCGGGTGACGTATTGCTGGCGATTTCCACCAGCGGCAACTCGGCAAACTTAATTCAAGCGATCCAGGCCGCACATGATCGCGAAATGATTGTCGTAGCATTGACGGGTCGTGATGGCGGCGGCATGGCGTCATTGCTATTGCCTGAGGACGTCGAAATGCGCGTACCGGCCAACGTCACTGCACGTATTCAGGAAGTCCACCTGCTGGCGATCCATTGCCTTTGCGATTTGATCGACAGCCAACTGTTCGGGAGTGAAGAATGA
- the rpsI gene encoding 30S ribosomal protein S9, producing MSATQNYGTGRRKTATARVFLRPGTGNISINNRSLDNFFGRETARMVVRQPLELTETVEKFDIYVTVIGGGVSGQAGAIRHGITRALMQYDETLRGALRKAGFVTRDAREVERKKVGLRKARKRPQYSKR from the coding sequence ATGTCGGCGACTCAAAATTACGGCACTGGCCGTCGCAAGACCGCAACCGCACGCGTTTTCCTGCGTCCGGGTACTGGTAACATCTCCATCAACAACCGCTCGCTGGATAATTTCTTCGGCCGCGAAACTGCCCGCATGGTAGTTCGTCAGCCGTTGGAATTGACTGAGACTGTCGAGAAGTTCGACATCTACGTCACCGTGATCGGCGGTGGTGTAAGTGGTCAAGCTGGCGCAATCCGCCACGGTATCACTCGCGCACTGATGCAGTACGACGAAACCCTGCGTGGCGCTCTGCGCAAAGCTGGCTTCGTTACTCGCGATGCTCGTGAAGTTGAACGTAAGAAAGTGGGTCTGCGTAAAGCGCGTAAGCGTCCGCAATACTCGAAGCGTTAA
- the rplM gene encoding 50S ribosomal protein L13 codes for MKTFTAKPETVQRDWFVVDAAGQTLGRLATEIASRLRGKHKAEYTPHVDTGDYIVVINAEQIRVTGAKTTDKIYYSHSGFPGGIKSINFEKLIAKAPERVIETAVKGMLPKNPLGRDMYRKLKVYAGAVHPHTAQQPQELKF; via the coding sequence ATGAAAACTTTTACTGCTAAACCGGAAACAGTACAGCGCGACTGGTTTGTCGTCGACGCTGCAGGTCAGACCCTGGGTCGTCTGGCCACCGAAATCGCGAGCCGTCTGCGTGGCAAGCATAAAGCTGAGTACACTCCTCACGTTGACACCGGCGATTACATCGTCGTTATCAATGCCGAGCAGATTCGTGTAACCGGTGCTAAAACCACCGACAAAATCTACTACTCCCACTCCGGTTTCCCGGGCGGCATCAAGTCGATCAACTTCGAAAAGCTGATCGCTAAAGCCCCTGAGCGCGTGATCGAGACCGCGGTCAAAGGCATGCTGCCTAAGAACCCGCTGGGTCGCGACATGTATCGTAAGCTGAAAGTCTATGCGGGCGCTGTACACCCTCATACTGCTCAGCAGCCCCAAGAACTGAAGTTTTAA